The Dioscorea cayenensis subsp. rotundata cultivar TDr96_F1 chromosome 7, TDr96_F1_v2_PseudoChromosome.rev07_lg8_w22 25.fasta, whole genome shotgun sequence genome includes a region encoding these proteins:
- the LOC120264469 gene encoding receptor-like protein 6, whose protein sequence is MSSDHRSGSFFLSSIPSSFFFIILVLFSLSSFSSSATALVMTSHSQQCLDLLNLKKGFILDPLSWPAGTDCCHWEGVTCDEASGLVVSLDLSERYMTGQITASLFNLTSLQRLNLAYNFLGQSTDQLSDLEKLANLTHLNLSNIWLLAGQVPMGISRLTKLISLDLSQAFYSDTLKLEKPDLGTLIRNLSNLQELYLDRVNISSNGKEWCHTISDSAPKLQALSLQYCSLSGPIDSSLSKLRNLSIIRLDGNNLLSQVPDFFAKFSSLTVLSLSLCGLEGLFPTKVFELLNLKTLDLSYNPMLAGFFPEFPLHNSLETLTVSRTNFSGRLPNSLGNLKSLTYLSLSSCKFSGPIPWSIENLTELYFLDLSYNHLSGHLPPMLAGSKISIISLSYNNFTGNIPGTLSHAHHLVALDLEGNSLTGSIPMPLFTLPMLEKLNLANNKLSDHLQEFANASSTLQHVDLGGNNLHGKLPTSLVDLSALVSLYLGSNNFDSVVELELFGRLQNLTDLDLSGINLLMSDRIAYSSLLFPSLNALKLKSCNLTAIPSFLKHKKNIYTLELSNNRINGIIPNWIWSIGGSFGWSMNLSFNLFTDFGRPFLNHSNDVVILDLSNNRIGGTIPSWMWSSSLLYLNLSCNLFIGVGGSSSNPSTKIVIIDLHSNLLQGSIPLPPPNNTFVDYSNNLFTSSIPFNMSYYLNKTMFFSLSHNSLTGEVPSSICSATQLYIFDLSYNNLSGSIPTCLLESLIDLRVLNAQENRFRGSIPQKISSRCAIQTINLHGNQLEGMVPSSWANCTELEVLDLGRNKLADSFPYWLMNLPALKVLVLKENRFFGHLTGICEGNHFFMMIQIFDISSNRFTGNLPSECFKSMKAMMVHQGQTKTIGYGNDSLGTPYYQDTVIVNLKGFEIELVKIWTTFTAIDLSNNQFVGNIPQVFGDLKSLHSLNMSLNALTGEIPQVLGGLSELESLDLSENQLSGVIPSSLTSLYFLAFLNLSNNNLVGRIPQSFQFSTFSNSSFEGNPGLCGSPLSRDCINSASVEPSSDSKNAPTEFDMDVIWFWMFTGLGFGFGFASVICYQLFFPKWKMWYKRRFMNR, encoded by the coding sequence ATGAGTTCCGATCACCGGAGTGGctccttcttcctctcttccaTTCCATCcagcttcttcttcattatactAGTGCTATTCTCCTTGTCAAGCTTCTCCTCATCAGCAACTGCACTAGTCATGACCTCCCATTCACAACAATGCCTGGACCTCCTCAACCTAAAGAAAGGTTTTATCTTGGATCCCTTATCTTGGCCTGCTGGCACTGACTGTTGTCACTGGGAAGGAGTCACCTGTGACGAAGCTTCTGGTCTTGTTGTCTCTCTTGATCTCAGCGAGAGATACATGACTGGCCAAATTACAGCCTCCCTCTTCAACCTCACCTCCCTCCAAAGACTCAATCTTGCCTACAACTTTCTTGGACAGAGCACTGACCAGCTTTCGGATTTGGAAAAACTGGCTAATCTCACACATCTCAACCTTTCTAATATCTGGCTGCTGGCAGGCCAAGTCCCCATGGGAATCTCTCGCCTCACAAAACTCATATCTTTGGACCTCTCACAGGCCTTCTACTCAGATACTTTGAAGTTGGAGAAGCCTGATCTTGGTACTCTCATCAGAAACCTTTCTAATCTCCAGGAGCTCTATTTGGATCGAGTCAATATCTCTTCGAACGGGAAAGAGTGGTGTCACACCATCTCTGACTCTGCTCCTAAGCTTCAAGCTCTCAGTTTACAGTACTGTTCACTCTCAGGACCGATTGACAGCTCACTGTCCAAGCTCCGGAATTTATCAATAATTCGTCTTGATGGTAACAATCTTCTGTCACAAGTGCCTGACTTCtttgcaaaattttcttctttaactGTGCTTAGTCTTAGTTTGTGTGGCCTAGAGGGTCTGTTTCCAACCAAAGTGTTTGAACTTTTGAACTTGAAAACACTTGATCTTTCGTATAATCCAATGCTAGCTGGTTTTTTTCCAGAATTCCCATTACATAACTCTTTGGAGACATTGACTGTGTCTCGGACAAATTTCTCTGGGAGATTGCCAAATTCTTTGGGAAATTTGAAATCTTTGACATATTTGAGTCTGTCTAGCTGCAAATTCTCAGGGCCAATACCCTGGTCGATTGAGAATCTTACGGAATTATACTTTTTAGACCTCTCTTATAATCACCTCTCCGGGCACTTACCACCAATGCTTGCTGGTTCAAAGATCTCAATCATTAGTCTTTCTTATAATAACTTCACTGGAAATATCCCTGGAACTCTCAGTCATGCACATCACCTTGTTGCACTTGATCTGGAAGGCAACTCACTAACCGGATCAATCCCGATGCCTTTGTTCACACTCCCGATGCTAGAGAAGTTGAATCTAGCTAACAACAAGCTCTCTGATCACCTCCAAGAATTCGCAAATGCATCTTCTACATTGCAACATGTTGATCTAGGGGGCAATAATCTCCACGGAAAGCTCCCAACATCACTTGTTGATCTCTCTGCTCTAGTATCACTTTATTTAGGTTCAAATAACTTCGATTCAGTGGTGGAATTAGAGTTGTTTGGCCGCCTTCAAAATCTCACGGACTTGGATCTTTCAGGCATTAACTTGTTGATGTCTGACCGAATTGCATATTCTTCTCTTCTATTTCCATCTCTTAATGCCTTGAAATTGAAGTCTTGCAATCTAACAGCTATCCCATCTTTCTTAAAGCACAAAAAGAACATATACACGCTGGAACTTTCAAACAATAGAATTAATGGGATTATACCCAACTGGATTTGGAGCATTGGTGGGAGTTTCGGCTGGTCTATGAATCTATCTTTCAACTTATTCACTGATTTTGGGAGGCCTTTCTTGAATCATTCGAATGATGTTGTGATATTAGACCTTTCAAACAACAGAATTGGTGGTACCATACCAAGTTGGATGTGGAGCTCTAGTCTTCTCTACTTGAATTTATCATGTAACTTGTTCATAGGTGTTGGGGGGTCTTCCTCCAATCCTTCCACTAAAATTGTTATTATCGATCTCCACTCTAACTTGCTTCAAGGATCAATTCCACTCCCTCCACCAAATAATACATTTGTGGACTACTCAAACAACCTCTTCACTTCTTCCATCCCATTTAACATGTCATACTACCTGAACAAAACTATGTTCTTTTCATTGTCACACAATAGTCTCACAGGAGAAGTCCCCTCATCGATTTGCAGTGCAACACAACTCTACATCTTCGATCTCTCTTACAACAATTTGAGTGGTTCTATACCAACTTGCCTATTGGAAAGCCTCATTGATTTGAGAGTGTTGAATGCCCAGGAGAACCGTTTTCGGGGAAGCATACCTCAAAAGATCAGCTCAAGATGTGCTATACAAACAATTAACCTCCACGGGAACCAGTTAGAAGGGATGGTACCTAGCTCATGGGCCAATTGCACTGAGCTAGAAGTCCTAGACCTTGGTAGGAATAAATTGGCAGACTCTTTCCCATATTGGTTGATGAACCTTCCTGCATTGAAAGTCTTGGTTCTCAAAGAAAACAGATTCTTTGGACATCTGACTGGAAtttgtgaaggcaatcacttctTCATGATGATCCAAATCTTTGACATCTCTTCCAACCGTTTCACTGGTAACTTACCATCAGAGTGCTTTAAGAGTATGAAGGCGATGATGGTTCACCAGGGACAAACCAAGACAATTGGATACGGGAATGATAGTTTGGGGACACCATATTATCAAGACACGGTTATAGTCAATTTGAAAGGATTTGAGATCGAACTGGTAAAGATTTGGACTACATTCACTGCCATTGATTTGTCAAATAACCAATTTGTGGGAAATATTCCTCAAGTGTTTGGAGATCTTAAGTCCCTTCATTCTTTGAACATGTCACTAAATGCATTGACCGGTGAAATTCCACAGGTTCTCGGAGGTTTGAGTGAGCTGGAGTCATTGGACCTCTCAGAAAATCAATTATCAGGAGTGATTCCAAGTTCTCTGACATCTCTGTACTTCTTGGCTTTCTTGAATCTGTCGAACAACAATTTAGTAGGCAGAATACCACAAAGCTTCCAGTTCTCCACATTCTCGAATTCATCTTTTGAAGGGAATCCAGGACTATGTGGGAGTCCATTATCAAGGGATTGTATTAATTCAGCAAGCGTGGAGCCTTCTTCAGATTCTAAGAATGCACCCACAGAGTTTGACATGGACGTGATTTGGTTCTGGATGTTCACAGGATTgggatttggatttggatttgcTTCAGTTATTTGCTATCAATTGTTCTTTCCCAAGTGGAAAATGTGGTACAAGAGGAGGTTCATGAACAGATAA